One window of Vespa velutina chromosome 2, iVesVel2.1, whole genome shotgun sequence genomic DNA carries:
- the LOC124946589 gene encoding phosphoglucomutase-2 isoform X1, translating to MSFKHSINTGNTILDEKINEWLQWNQDSIAEKEIENIINNDDVQLLSNLFLKRLEFGTAGLRGRMGPGYSQMNDLVIVQTGQGLTKYLLSTMPNLLQQGVIIGYDGRHNSKRFAELTAAIFIANNIKVYLFSKVCPTPFIPYGVLQYKCAAGIMITASHNPKYDNGYKVYWENGAQIVSPRDKEIQKNILENLEPSESSWHISKVYESPLYKDPLNDIMLSYFESIKENVLYPEVNKNTILKFTYTAMHGVGNDYMTAAFNAVNVKPFIAVEEQKLPDPEFPTVKFPNPEEGKSALDLSIKTANQHSSSIILANDPDADRLACATKTKTGEWYIFNGNELGALLAWWMLHIYKVQYPDADISNVYMLSSTVSSKILASMAKKEGFNFEETLTGFKWMGNRTVELIKDGKDVLFAFEEAIGFMCGSLVLDKDGINAGICVVQMATYLETIGLSLYDKLEEIYNTYGWHISLISYWICHKSNTIKAIFERLRNYDGNQNTYPTSILDGKYSIIGIRDLTTGYDNTKPGNKAILPISKSSQMITFTFDNGLVTTLRTSGTEPKIKYYCELCASPKEQDINKLKCTLNEMVSAIVAEFLQPEFNELIPRDT from the exons atgtctTTTAAACATTCAATAAATACTGGCAATACTATATTGGATGAAAAGATCAATGAATGGTTACAATGGAATCAG gATTCAATagctgaaaaagaaattgagaatattattaataatgatgatgtcCAACTATTatctaatctttttcttaaaagatTAGAATTTGGTACAGCTGGTCTTCGAGGTCGAATGGGTCCAGGATATAGTCAAATGAACGATTTAGTAATTGTACAAACAGGTCAAGGCCtgacaaaatatttacttagCACTATGCCTAATTTATTACAACAAGGTGTTATAATAGGATATGATGGTCGTCATAACAGTAAAAg atttgCAGAATTGACAGCAGCTATTTTTAtagcaaataatattaaagtttatttattttctaaagttTGTCCAACACCGTTTATACCTTATGGtgtattacaatataaatgtGCAGCTGGAATTATGATAACTGCATCTCATAATCCAAAATATGATAATGGTTATAAAGTATATTGGGAAAACGGTGCACAAATTGTATCGCCTCGTGacaaagaaattcaaaaaaatatattggaaaATTTGGAACCATCTGAATCATCGTGGCATATATCCAAAGTATATGAGTCTCCTTTATATAAAGATCCTCTAAATGATATCATGCTATCTTATTTTGaaagtattaaagaaaatgttctaTATCctgaagtaaataaaaatactattcTAAAATTTACTTATACTGCTATGCATGGCGTTGGAAATGATTACATGACTGCAGCATTTAATGCTGTAAATGTTAAg CCATTTATAGCCGTTGAGGAACAAAAATTACCAGATCCAGAATTTCCAACAGTTAAATTTCCAAATccagaagaaggaaagagtgcTCTTGATTTAAGTATCAAAACTGCGAATCAACATTCATCATCTATTATTCTTGCTAATGATCCAGATGCCGATCGTCTTGCTTGTGCAACAAAAACTAAAac cGGAGAatggtatatatttaatggcAATGAATTGGGTGCATTACTGGCTTGGTGgatgttacatatatacaaagtaCAATATCCAGATGCTGATATTAGTAACGTTTATATGCTTTCATCTACAGTTTCTAGTAAAATTTTAGCTTCAATGGCTAAAAAGGAAGGTTTCAATTTTGAG gAAACTTTAACAGGATTTAAATGGATGGGCAACAGAACCGTAGAATTGATAAAAGATGGTAAAGATGTTTTATTTGCATTTGAAGAAGCTATTGGTTTTATGTGTGGTTCTCTTGTACTGGATAAAGATGGTATTAATGCTGGTATATGTGTGGTTCAAATGGCAACTTATTTAGAAACTATCGGGCTTTCGCTTTATGATAAATTGGAAGAAATATACAACAC gtATGGATGGCATATCTCACTAATATCTTATTGGATTTGTCACAAATCAAACACAATTAAAGCAATATTTGAACGTTTGAGAAACTACGATGGAAATCAAAATACG TATCCAACGAGCATTCTTGAtggaaaatattctataattgGTATTCGTGATTTAACAACAGGTTATGATAATACTAAACCAGGAAATAAAGCTATTTTACCTATTTCCAAATCCAGTCAAATGATTACGTTTACATTTGATAATGGTTTAGTTACTACTTTAAGAACTAGCGGTACAGAGcctaaaatcaaatattactGCGAATTATGTGCATCTCCCAAAGAGCA agatataaacaaattgaaatgCACACTTAATGAAATGGTCTCTGCTATTGTAGCAGAGTTTCTTCAACCTGA
- the LOC124946589 gene encoding phosphoglucomutase-2 isoform X2 gives MSFKHSINTGNTILDEKINEWLQWNQDSIAEKEIENIINNDDVQLLSNLFLKRLEFGTAGLRGRMGPGYSQMNDLVIVQTGQGLTKYLLSTMPNLLQQGVIIGYDGRHNSKRFAELTAAIFIANNIKVYLFSKVCPTPFIPYGVLQYKCAAGIMITASHNPKYDNGYKVYWENGAQIVSPRDKEIQKNILENLEPSESSWHISKVYESPLYKDPLNDIMLSYFESIKENVLYPEVNKNTILKFTYTAMHGVGNDYMTAAFNAVNVKPFIAVEEQKLPDPEFPTVKFPNPEEGKSALDLSIKTANQHSSSIILANDPDADRLACATKTKTGEWYIFNGNELGALLAWWMLHIYKVQYPDADISNVYMLSSTVSSKILASMAKKEGFNFEETLTGFKWMGNRTVELIKDGKDVLFAFEEAIGFMCGSLVLDKDGINAGICVVQMATYLETIGLSLYDKLEEIYNTYGWHISLISYWICHKSNTIKAIFERLRNYDGNQNTINCIAKMSNMWTDKSVKICLVFVTLLPFFLFAVLAMPVIQSLYCLTPFFNETID, from the exons atgtctTTTAAACATTCAATAAATACTGGCAATACTATATTGGATGAAAAGATCAATGAATGGTTACAATGGAATCAG gATTCAATagctgaaaaagaaattgagaatattattaataatgatgatgtcCAACTATTatctaatctttttcttaaaagatTAGAATTTGGTACAGCTGGTCTTCGAGGTCGAATGGGTCCAGGATATAGTCAAATGAACGATTTAGTAATTGTACAAACAGGTCAAGGCCtgacaaaatatttacttagCACTATGCCTAATTTATTACAACAAGGTGTTATAATAGGATATGATGGTCGTCATAACAGTAAAAg atttgCAGAATTGACAGCAGCTATTTTTAtagcaaataatattaaagtttatttattttctaaagttTGTCCAACACCGTTTATACCTTATGGtgtattacaatataaatgtGCAGCTGGAATTATGATAACTGCATCTCATAATCCAAAATATGATAATGGTTATAAAGTATATTGGGAAAACGGTGCACAAATTGTATCGCCTCGTGacaaagaaattcaaaaaaatatattggaaaATTTGGAACCATCTGAATCATCGTGGCATATATCCAAAGTATATGAGTCTCCTTTATATAAAGATCCTCTAAATGATATCATGCTATCTTATTTTGaaagtattaaagaaaatgttctaTATCctgaagtaaataaaaatactattcTAAAATTTACTTATACTGCTATGCATGGCGTTGGAAATGATTACATGACTGCAGCATTTAATGCTGTAAATGTTAAg CCATTTATAGCCGTTGAGGAACAAAAATTACCAGATCCAGAATTTCCAACAGTTAAATTTCCAAATccagaagaaggaaagagtgcTCTTGATTTAAGTATCAAAACTGCGAATCAACATTCATCATCTATTATTCTTGCTAATGATCCAGATGCCGATCGTCTTGCTTGTGCAACAAAAACTAAAac cGGAGAatggtatatatttaatggcAATGAATTGGGTGCATTACTGGCTTGGTGgatgttacatatatacaaagtaCAATATCCAGATGCTGATATTAGTAACGTTTATATGCTTTCATCTACAGTTTCTAGTAAAATTTTAGCTTCAATGGCTAAAAAGGAAGGTTTCAATTTTGAG gAAACTTTAACAGGATTTAAATGGATGGGCAACAGAACCGTAGAATTGATAAAAGATGGTAAAGATGTTTTATTTGCATTTGAAGAAGCTATTGGTTTTATGTGTGGTTCTCTTGTACTGGATAAAGATGGTATTAATGCTGGTATATGTGTGGTTCAAATGGCAACTTATTTAGAAACTATCGGGCTTTCGCTTTATGATAAATTGGAAGAAATATACAACAC gtATGGATGGCATATCTCACTAATATCTTATTGGATTTGTCACAAATCAAACACAATTAAAGCAATATTTGAACGTTTGAGAAACTACGATGGAAATCAAAATACG ATAAACTGTATAGCAAAAATGTCAAATATGTGGACAGACAAATCAGTGAAAATTTGTCTCGTATTTGTGACACTTCtgcccttttttcttttcgctgtGCTTGCGATGCCTGTTATACAATCTCTTTATTGCCTTACaccattttttaatgaaactatAGATTAG
- the LOC124946592 gene encoding putative uncharacterized protein DDB_G0274535 — protein MQEFCPLCDKRGFRRRIKALQINFHEAIWACEGEECEWPFGHADFIFIQRKVGNTWSCYWDDFNLKTMNNYVPVSTELTLYTPPETPSTDSVLKEFLTDHDGYCLKNNESENIDNKSQNVDMHVEDCEQDQINDQPFYKNDKNNPYYENTNNIISIENVSKKILSRTEESNLKENIINSKYSCSTNKMKNDLDNCVSKQIENNKDTSNINNINKSHNDVESPNSTLDPKLQINKFTGESTTPSNLKVTRVEVDGLPITVSYEAPISPLMPITVPKINANFITTECGNTSQSIDSSSSITTLNTIHKTTNKQLKSISVGKQYKKFDFHAIKRKSQPTVDNNDQSSNSKCLSNSNEDISNIKSSRSNLHSNIQIQKQNSPETIKSCPSLDVNDNAKAKVIPNESLENPTVEPEINVENLLNDLLKSDDTSVEVNKNYEILNNDEDWIHSLLY, from the exons atgcaaGAATTTTGTCCATTATGCGATAAAAGAGGATtcagaagaagaataaaagctttacaaattaattttcatgagGCTATATGGGCATgtgaaggagaagaa tgTGAATGGCCATTTGGTCATGCAGACTTTATATTCATCCAAAGGAAAGTTGGAAATACTTGGTCATGTTATTGGgatgattttaatttgaaaacaaTGAATAATTATGTACCAGTATCTACAGaattaacattatatacaCCTCCAGAAACTCCTTCTACTGATTctgttttaaaagaatttttaacag ATCATGATGGATACtgcttaaaaaataatgaatcagaaaatattgacaataaaTCTCAAAATGTTGACATGCACGTAGAAGACTGCGAACAGGATCAAATTAATGACCAgcctttttataaaaatgataaaaataatcccTATTATGAAAATACCAATAATATAATCAGCATAGAAAATGTATCTAAGAAAATACTTTCAAGAACAGAAGAatctaatttaaaagaaaatattataaattcaaaatatagTTGCAGTactaataaaatgaaaaatgactTAGATAATTGTGTAagtaaacaaatagaaaataacaaagacacgtcaaatattaacaatattaacaaaagTCATAATGATGTAGAATCTCCTAATTCTACATTAGATCCaaaattgcaaataaataaatttactggAGAAAGTACTACACCTTCTAATTTAAAGGTAACAAGAGTGGAAGTAGATGGTTTACCTATAACTGTTTCTTATGAAGCACCTATATCTCCACTTATGCCTATCACAGTACCTAAAATTAAtgcaaattttattacaacagAATGTGGTAACACCTCTCAATCAATTGACTCCAGTTCTTCTATAACTACATTGAATACAATTCATAAAACAactaataaacaattaaaaagtatatctgtaggtaaacaatataaaaaatttgattttcatgccataaaaagaaaatcacagCCAACTGTTGACAATAACGATCAAAGTTCAAACAGTAAATGTTTATCGAATTCAAATgaagatatttctaatattaaatcTAGTAGATCTAATTTACATTCTAATATTCAaattcaaaaacaaaattcacCTGAAACTATTAAATCTTGTCCTTCTTTGGATGTTAATGACAATGCAAAGGCAAAAGTTATCCCAAATGAATCATTGGAAAATCCTACGGTGGAACCTGAAATAaacgtagaaaatttattaaatgatttacTGAAAAGTGATGATACGTCGgtagaagtaaataaaaattatgaaatattaaataatgatgaaGATTGGATACAttctttgttatattaa
- the LOC124946598 gene encoding bifunctional transcriptional activator/DNA repair enzyme Ada yields the protein MHSDIKKIMITFQTISSETYKKDHNKFQIYYDFYDAPFGRCIIGLTDTDKAILHFAFVVKDDTDAVKDLENEWPMSKIIKDSIQMISNIMKDIFTLSNEKEEKSILVLLKGTDFQIEVWKALMSIPKGKTTTYEQIAQLINKPKAVRAVATAIGKNRIAYLIPCHRVMGKDGSSKYSCGVKYKESILSYESNTY from the coding sequence atgcATAGTGATATCAAAAAAATCATGATTACCTTTCAAACTATATCTTCGGAGACATATAAAAAGGATCATAATAAGTTCCAAAtctattatgatttttatgatgCACCTTTTGGAAGATGTATTATAGGTTTAACTGATACCGATAAAGCTATATTGCATTTTGCATTTGTTGTTAAGGATGACACTGATGCAGTGAAAGATTTAGAAAATGAATGGCCTatgtcaaaaataataaaagattctaTTCAAATGATAAGtaatattatgaaagatatttttactttgagcaatgaaaaagaagagaaatcaaTATTGGTACTTTTAAAGGGAACAGATTTTCAAATAGAAGTATGGAAAGCTCTAATGTCTATACCAAAAGGTAAAACAACAACTTACGAACAAATCGCTCAGTTAATAAACAAACCAAAAGCTGTAAGAGCAGTTGCAACTGCTATAGGAAAAAATCGAATAGCATATTTAATACCATGTCATCGTGTCATGGGAAAAGATGGTAGCAGTAAATATAGTTGCGGAGTGAAATACAAAGAAAGTATTTTGTCCTATGAAAGTAacacatattaa